TCGACCCGGAGGCGGCGGCGCTCGTCCCCCACTCCGTATGCACGCGGCACGCGGTCCTGGCCCTCGGGTTCCGGGAGGGAAAGCTGGTGGTCGCGATGGCCGACCCGGGCAACCTGCTCGTCCTCGACGACCTCAGGATCCGCACGGGCCACGAGCTCGACGTCCTGGTGGCGACCCGCGAGGACATCCTCGCGGCTATCGAACGCCTCCGCTCGATGGAGGACACGACCGACCTGCTGGCCGAGCCCGAGGCGGAGCCCGACGGGCCGGTGGGGCTCGAGGCCGTCGACGCGGCGGACCGGGCTCCCATCGTCAAGGCCGTGAACAGGATCATCATGCAGGCCGTCGAGCAGCGCGCCTCCGACATCCACGTCGAGCCGGAGGAGCGCGACGTACGGATCAGGTTCAGGATCGACGGGGTCCTGCACGAGAAGATGCGTCTGCAGAAGGCCCATCAGCACGGGATCGTCTCCCGCCTGAAGGTGATGGGAGAGGCGGACATCGCGGAGAAGCGTCTCCCGCAGGACGGCCGCGTGACGGTCTCGGTGGCCGGGTCCCCGATCGACCTGCGGATCTCGACGCTCCCCTCGGCCCACGGCGAGGAGGTGGTCATCCGCATCCTCGACCGCAGCAGCTCCCTGCTCGGGCTCGAGGACATGGGTTTCACCCCCGCGATCCTCGACCGCTACCGGACCGCTACCGCCAAGACGACCGGCGCGATCCTCGTCACCGGCCCGACCGGCTCGGGGAAGTCGACGACCCTGTACGCCACGCTGAACGAGTTGAACGACCCGTCCCGCAAGATCATCACCGTTGAGGACCCGATCGAGTACCGGATCGGAGGCCTGCGGCAGATGCAGGTCCACCCGGCGATCGGCCTGACCTTCGCGCACGCGCTACGATCCATCCTGCGATCGGACCCCGACGTGATCATGGTCGGTGAGATCCGGGACCGGGATACGGCCTCCATGGGCGTGCACGCCGCGATGACGGGCCACCTCGTCCTGGCCACGCTTCATACGAACGATGCCCCCACCGCGCCGACCCGGCTGACCGAGATGGGGGTGGAGCCGTTCCTCGTGGCCTCGGCCGTGCAGGCGGTCGTGGCGCAGCGGCTGGCGCGCAGGCTGTGTCCGGAGTGCGCGGAGCCCTACGAGCCCACCCAGGAGCTGCTGGAGCGGATCGGGGTGCCGGTCCCGGAGGGGAAGTCGAAGCGGCAGCTCAAGCGGCCGGTCGGGTGCCGCCACTGCGCGAACACCGGTTACCGGGGACGGGTCGCCCTCGCCGAGCTCATGCTCGTCACCGACGAGATCGAGCGGGCGGTCGCCGACCGGGCTCCCACGGAGACGCTGGCCGAGATCGCGAGGTCCCAGGGGATGGTCCCCCTGCTCGAGGACGGGCTCGCCAAGGCCGCGGCCGGGATCACCTCCCTCGAAGAGGTCCTGCGCGTCGTCGGCTGACGCTCGACACGTCGCCGGTCCTCTGCTAGAGTTCCCGCTCGGTTCTCACGCGCCCTGCGCGCGAGCTCCCGGGCGGCGGCCAGACACCAGCCTTCACAGGCCTGCGCTGACGCGCGCCCTCGGAAGAACCCCTCCCCTGAGGCAACCGCCCCTCGCGCGGGCCACGACACAGGAAGTTCGTGAGCCATGAAGCGAGAGCGCAGCGATACGACGCGGGTCCTCCTCCGCTACATCGGCCCCCACCGGGGCCGGGTGGCGCTGCTCGCCCTGTTCCTGCTCCTCAGTATGGGGCTCCCGCTCGCCGGGCCGCAGATCCTGCGCGTGTTCATCGACACCGCGCTCGACGCCGGCGAGATGGAGGTCCTGATCAGGCTCGCCCTGCTCTACCTGGCGATCGGACTGGTCGCGGAGGTGATCGCCGTCGTCACGACGTACATGGCCGAGCAGGTCGGGTGGACGGCGACGAACGACCTGAGATCCGACCTGACCGAGCACGCCCTCGGGCTGGACGTGGCCTACCACAACAGCCACACCCCCGGAGAGATGATCGAGAGGATCGACGGCGACGTCAGCGCGCTGTCCAACTTCTTCTCGGTCTTCGTGCTGTACATCCTGGGGTCCGCGATCTTCGGGCTCGGCATCCTCGTCCTCGTCGCCCGGGAGCACCTGGGGGTGGGGGCGGTGCTGGCCGCCTTCGCGGCCGTCTCGGTGAGCGTCATGCACCGGCTGCGCCGGATCGCGGTCCCGGCCTCTACGGCCCAGCGGGAGGCTTCGGCGGAGCTGTTCGGGTTCCTCGAGGAGCGCCTCTCCGGCACCGACGACATCCGGTCCCTGGGCGCCGGACACCACGTCATGCGCGGCTTCGCACGCGCGAACCGGCTGCTGCACCGTCGGCTCGTCCACTCCGAGAAGGTCGGGGTGCTCATCTGGACGGCGTCCACCGTCCTGTTCGGCGTGAGCATCGCGATGACGCTCGCCCTCGGCGGCTGGCTGTTCGCCCGCGGACAGGCCACCCCGGGCACGATCTTCATGCTCTTCCAGTACGTGATGATGCTCGACCAGCCGATCATGAACATCGCGTCGCAGATGCGCGAGTTCCAGAAGGCGGGAGCCGGGCTGAACCGCATCGGGGACCTGCTGGCGGAGAGGCCCACCATCGTCGACGGGTCCGCTCCGCTGCCCGACGGAGCCCTCTCCGTCGAGCTGGACGGGGTCACCTTCGCCTACGCCGACGACGACGTGACCGTGCTGGACGACGTGTCCCTCCGCGTCTCCCCGGGTGAGGTGGTCGGGGTCCTCGGCCGGACGGGGTCCGGGAAGACGACCCTGACGCGCCTGCTCCTGCGTCTGTACGACGTGGGGCAGGGGTCCGTCCGGGTGGGCGGACACGACATGCGTGAGCTCTCCCTGGACGACCTGCGCCGCCGGGTGGGCGTGGTGACCCAGGACGTCCAGCTCTTCCAGGGGTCGGTCCGGGACAACCTGACGCTGTTCGACGGCTCGATAACCGACGAGGCGATAGTGGATGCCCTGCGCACGCTGGGGCTCGGCGCGTGGCTGGAGGGGCTCCCGGACGGCTTGGACACGGAGCTGGCCTCGCAGGGCGGGGGGCTATCCGCCGGACAGGCCCAGCTGCTCGCCTTCGCCCGGGTGTTCCTGCGCGACCCGGGCCTGGTCATCCTCGACGAGGCCTCGTCGCGTCTGGACCCGGCCACCGAGGCGATGATCGAGTCGGCCGTGGACCGCCTGCTGGTGGGTCGGACGGCCGTCATCGTCGCGCACCGGCTGGCCACCCTGGGGCGCGCGGACACGATCGTCGTGATGGAGCACGGACGGGTGCTCGAGCACGGACCGCGGGCCGAGCTCGCTTCCGATCCCGGCTCCCGGTTCGCCAGGCTCCTGCGGACCGGCATCGAGGAGGTGCTCGCATGACCCCCATACGCGACCGCGTCCCCACCGACACCCTGGGTAGGACCGTCCGGTCCTGGCCCCTGGGATGGCGGCTGGCCCGCACCCACCTGGGCTCGTACGCCGCGTCCGGGGCGCTGTGGGCTGCCCGGAGCCTGTGGTTCATCCCCATGGGGCTCTGGTCGCGCGCCGCCCTGAACCGGATCACGGGCGACGCCACCGGCGAGCTCTGGAAGCCGCTCGTGGGCCTGCTCGGCACCGAGCTGCTGCGGGCCGCCTCGTTCTGGGCGGCGTGCGTCGTCTGGACGTCCTGCTTCTACGCGTTCGTCACCGTCATGCGCACGAACGTGCTCGGGCGCGTCGTCCGGGGGCCCGGCCGCGGACGGGTCCCGGACTCCCCCGGGGAGGCGATCAGCCGGTTCCGCGACGACACCGAGGAGTTCGTGTACCTCCACGACCTGTGGATCGACGTCACCTCGGCCCTGCTGCTGACCGTGGCGGCCATGGTCGTGATGGTCCGCATCGACCCCGTCCTGACCGCGATCGTGCTCTTCCCGATGGCGGCGACCCTGCTGATCATGCACAAGACCGGGCCCCGGATCCGCGTGAACCGCCGGGCGACGCGGCGGGCGACCTCGGCCGTCACCGGGTTCATCGGCGAATCCTTCGGCGCCGTGCTGGCCATCAAGGTCTCGGGGGCGGAGCGTGGGGTGCTGCGACGCTTCCGGGAGCTGTCCGAGACGCGTCGGGTGGCGGCCGTACGCGACCGGCTCTTCGTCGAGATCACGGACAAGATCATGGAGAACCTCGTCCACGTCGCGATCGGCGTGCTGCTCCTGCTCGCCGCCGGACGCATGCGCACCGGCACGTTCACGGTCGGGGACATGGCGCTCTTCACCATGTACATGCACTGGCTGATGTGGCTCCCGCGCTGGACGGGCCGCCTGATCGCCCGTACGAAGCAGTCGGCGGTCAACATGGGGCGGCTGGCCAGGATCGTCGAGGGAGCCCCGGCCGAGGTCGTGGTCGAGCCCTGCGTCACCGGTCTGAGTGGGGAGCTGCCATCGGTGCCGGAGGTGGAGCGTTCCCCCGACGACCGCCTCGAGGTGCTCGAGGCGCGCGGGCTCACGTACCGCTACCCGGACACCGGCCGCGGGATCACCGACGTGTCGCTGCGCATCGAGCGCGGCAGCTTCGTCGTGGTCTGCGGCCGGATCGGGTCGGGCAAGACCACCCTCCTGCGAGCCCTGCTCGGCCTGGTCGACCTCGAAGCGGGCGAGACCGTCTGGAACGGACGCGTCGTCTCCGACCCGATGTCCTTCTTCGTCCCGCCGCGCTCGGCGTACACGGCTCAGGTCCCGCGGCTGTTCAGCGAGAGCCTGCGCGACAACATGGTGCTCGGACAGCCCGTCCCCGACGACCGTTTGGCCGAGGCCGTCCGACTCGCCGTATTCGAGGACGACCTGGCCGAGATGCACGGCGGGCTGGACACGGTGATCGGACCCCGGGGGGTCAGGCTGTCCGGCGGGCAGGTCCAACGGACCGCCGCCGCCCGGATGTTCGTGACGGGCGCCGAGCTGCTCGTGTTCGACGACCTCTCCTCGGCCCTGGACGTGGTCACGGAGGCCGAGGTCTGGGACCGCGTCTTCGCCCGCGGCGACGCGACCTGCCTGGCTGTCTCGCACCGCCGGGCGGCCCTCCGCCGTGCGGACACGGTCGTCGTGATGAAGGACGGGACGGTCGAGGCGTCCGGCCCGCTGAACGAGCTGCTCGAGACCTCCGACGAGATGCGCGCGCTATGGGCGGCCGACGAGGGAGCCTGGCACCGCGACGCCGCGGTGCGGTAGCGAGCTCAGATGAGGCGGCGGTCGCTCGCCCAGCGGGTCAGTTCGTGACGGCTCGACAGCTGGAGCTTGCGCAGTACGGCCGATACGTGCGTCTCCACCGTCTTCACCGAGATGTGCAGCCGCCGGGCGACCTCCTTGTACGTGTACCCGCGGGCGATCAGGCGCAGCACCTCCTTCTCGCGCACGGTCAGCTGGTCGACCTCCGGGTCCTCCGGGACGGGGATGTCGCCGGCGAACGCGTCCAGGACGAACCCGGCCAGGCGGGGCGAGAACACGGCGTCCCCCTCGTGGACCCGCCGGATCGCGTCGGCGAGGTCCTCGGGGGAGATCGTCTTCGTCACGTAGCCGCGCGCCCCGGACCTGACCACCGCTATCACGTCCTCGGGGGCGTCGGAGACGGACAGGGCCAGGAAGCGGACGTCCGGATGGGTCGCGTGGACGGCCTCGATGACGGCTCGTCCGCCGCCGCCCGGCATGTGGACGTCGAGCAGGACGACGTCCGGCTTGGCCTGCCGTATCCCGTCGATGGCCCGGTCGACGTCGGATGCCTCGCCGACCACGTCGACGCGTCCGGCCAGCTCGGCCTTGACCCCGGAAAGGAACAGCCGGTGGTCGTCCACCACGAAGACCCGGGTCATGTTCCGTTCCTCGGCATCCGCAGCTTCACCTCGCACCCCTCGCCGGTCGCGGTGACGATCTCGACCTTGCCTCCGTGCCGCTCGATGCGCCCCCTGATCGAGTCCGCGATGCCCCGCCGGTCGGCCGGAACGGCCGAGATGTCGAAACCGCGCCCCCGGTCACGCACGTAGGCAGTCACCGCGTCATCCTCGCACTCCACGTAGACCGAGACCTCCTCGGCTCCCGAGTGCACGGCCGCGTTCGCTGCCGCCTCCCGCAGCGCCCTGACGAGCGCGACCATGCGGTCGTCGGCGGCCGCGTCGCCCACCACCACGAGCTCGACGGGCACGTCGTGTGCGTCCTCCACCTCTTCCATCGTCGTCGTGACCAGGGCGGCCAGCTCGGTGCGGGCCGCGGGTGCCGCGGCCGAGTAGAGCCAGCTGCGCAGCTCCCGTTCCTGTCGTCGGGCCAGCGTCACCATCTTCCGCGGGTCGCCGGCGTTGCGCTGGATGAGCGCGAGCGTCTGCAGCACGGAGTCGTGTAGGTGCGCCGCCACCTCTGCGCGCTCCTGGGAGCGCACGCGTTCGCGGCGCTCATCCGAGACCTGGCGCAGGAGCCGCGATAGGAGCGGTCCGAACGCGACCACGAGTCCCGCGGTCGTGACGAGGACCGCGACCACGACGCTGCCGACCGCCCGTAGGTCGTCCTGGGCCGCGACGAGCGAAGCCATCCCCACGACCACGAGGGCTCCGCCCGCAGCCAGCCTCACGAGCGGGGGACGGGTGACGAGGAGGTCGCGACCTCCGATGCGGACCCAGGTCGGGCGCACCTCGGGCTCCGTCCGGATGTAGAGGAGCGCTGCACCCATGCCCGCCAGGACGAGGGGCACGCCCACCGCGTCGCCCACCCACAGCCCGTACGCCCGGAACACCACCAGCAGGCCGACGACCACGAGACCCAGCGCGACCGCCTGCTGGGCCGTGGGCTCCCTCGCGGGGGGCGCCGCCGGATCGTCCGGATCCAGCGAGACCGCCCATGCGACCAGGTAGGCGACGGCACCGACCCCTGCGGCGAAGGTCAGGAGGGCCAGCGCGATCCGGACGACCATGGCATCCACGCCCCACCGGGCGCCGAGTCCGGCCGCGACGCCGGTGAGCACGGCGTCCTGGGGTCGGCGGGCGAAACGGAGGGCCTCCATGTCGGCGATGGTCTCACGGCCGGCCCGGGACGGACATCAGGGGAGTCCCTGAGAAGGGTCAGGGTGGGGCGGTCGATATCAGGGCCTCCCCCGATTGTCCTGTCGGCCGGTCGGAGGCACGATGCGGACATGGACCACGAGCAGAGCAACGACACGGGAGCCCACGAGGCTCCAACCGCGGGGGCCCCGGCCCCCGCAGCAACACCGCGCCCCCCGGCGGCGACGGTCCGGACGTTCCGGCGCCGCCGCCTGGACAAGGTGATCTCCGGCGTCTGCAGCGGACTGGGCGCCTACACCGGGACGGACCCCGTCCTGTGGCGGCTGGGGTTCGTCGGCGCGACCATCTTCACCGGAGGCGTGGCGGCCATCGTCTACGTGATCGCCGCGGTAGTGGTGCCGTACGGGGACGACGACGCGTCGTCCCCGGCGGTCACCCTCGACCTCAACCGCTGGATCGGCATCGCGCTCTCCGTGGTCGGGCTGTCCCTGATGTTCGGCCTGTTCGACCAGGGTCCGTGGTGGGGGCCGCGCGGCGGGGTCCTCTGGGGGCTCCTGCTGATCGGAGCCGGGGTGACGCTGTGGAACGGCTCACGCGACGAACCCGCGCCGTCCGAGCCGTTGCCAGACGCACGGTCGGCTCCGCCGGCGCCCGAGCCGGCCGTCCCCGTCGGCGGCGGCCTCCTGACGGCGCCCACCACCACCCCCGTCGCCGCTCCCGTGGACAGGCCGGCGGCGCCGCGCGAGCGTTCGTACCTCGGGCGAGCGACCCTGGGAGCCACGGCGATCGTGATGGGGGTCCTCCTCATGCTCGACTCGGCGGGCGTCCTGCGTCTCTCCCTCGGCGCGGCCGCGGCCGTCGCCTTGCTCATCACGGGAGCCGGACTGATCGTCGGCGCCTGGCGGGGGAGGGCCCGCGGCCTCATCGCCCTCGGGGTCCTGCTCACGCTGGTGCTCTGCGCGTCGACCTATGCCCCGGCCGGCCTGCGAGCGGGGGTGGGGGAGCTGGTGGAGACGCCGCTGTCGGCCGCCGAGGCTTCCCGGGGGTACCGGCTCTCGGCCGGGGCGCTGCACCTGGATCTGACGGAGATCGACACGGCAGCCTCTATCCCGGTCGAGGTCGGTGCAGGCGAGGTGACGATCGTGCTGCCGGCGGACGCCGCCGTCGTCCTGCGAGCCCGGATCGGTGCGGGGGAGCTCTGGCTCCCGGGCGCGGGCCGCGCCGGCTCGCTCGTCGAGGACGGGCCGGCCCGCCACCGCGGTTCGGGGTTGAACCACGACCGGACGGTGCGGCTGGACGGCCTACCCGGGGCTCCGCGGCTCCACGTCGACGTGCGCATCGGGGTCGGTGAGCTCAGGGTGGTCCGAGGGGAGCGCGGGTCGGAACCGCCCGCCGAGTTCGGGTCCCAGGAGGAGGTGGCGCTGTGAAGAGACATGCCCTCGACCCCGTCTCTCTGATCGCGGGCGCGTTCTTCGCGCTCTTCGCGGTCCTCTACCTGACCGGCGCGCTGGACGGTTCCCTCGTCCGGATCCGGTGGCTCGGAGCCGCGTCCCTGGTCGCGCTGGGGCTCGCTCTGCTGCTCTCGCCCCGGTCGCGCCCGGACCCCACACCCGACCCGGGCGACCCCGCCTAGGACCGCGCCCAAGGCGCGCCCGAGCGGGATAATGGGGAGCTATCCGTCCCACGAAGATGGGAGGCCGCGTCGCGGCCTCCCACCTCCACCCCAAGCGCCCTCAGAAGCTGATCTTCGCGGTGCGGAGGTCCTGACCGACCGACCCCGGCCGGTACTGCTGGATCCGAGCGGGAGGCCCGAGGTCGACCGTGAGGTGCAGGCGCCCCTCTTCGTCGGCCACGACCAGGTCCTCCACCGCGCCCGTCACCTCGACCGTCGCGCCGGGCCCCGCCACCCGACCGGTGACGACCCTGGTCATCCCGGACCCCGTGATGTGGAACCCGTCGGACGAGGCACCCCTGATCTCCAGGAACTCGGGCGCTCGGGCGGGGTCGGCGGTGAACGACCATCCCCAGGCGGACGAGTGCGCCTCGACGGTGCGGTAGTCGAAGGCCGCCGGGTCCGGACGGCCGAGGTTGGCGAGGACGTGGGGCACCCACTCCCGGAGCACTTCCGCGCCGTACTGGTACAGGTGGCCCCCGTCGTGCTCGGTGGCGTGGTACCCGATCCCCTCGGCGTCCAGGGCGGCTACGAAGTCACGCTGCATCTGGTTGAGGTTCATCTCGGGCTGCGAGCCGAACACGACGTCGAGCGGGGACGCCTCGTGCTGGGCGGGGATCCCGTTCCCCACGGCGGTGCGGATATCCGTACCGCGCAGGTTCGCCGCCAGGTCGAGGGGGTTGCGGTCGCGCCACCACACCTCGTCGAGGACGTAGTCCCCGAAGATCGGCATGGAGGGCGAGTAGGGCTGGTCGTAACCGCCGTCGAGGCTGTACAGGCCGGACGCCATCGGTCCCCAGCCGGGGTTGCGGATGTCCAGCACCCCGGAGAGGGAGGCGGCGAAGGCGAACAGCTCCGGGTGCCGGGCGGACAGGAACATGGCCCCGTAACCACCCTGCGAGAAGCCGGCTATCGCTCGGTGTCCGCGCTGGGCCACCGTGCGGTAGGTGGAGTCGACGTGGGGGACCAGGCTCTGCACGAAGAGCGTCTCCAGCTGATACCTGCCGTCGCGCCAGTCGTTGTACATGCCGACCCCGTTGTGGGGGGACACGACGATGAGGCCCTGATCGGCCACGGCGGACACGTCCATCACCTCGAACCAGGTGTTCTCGTCGCCGCCGCCTCCCGGGAGCAGGTAGAGCACGGGGTAGGCGCGTCCCGAGGTCTCGTAGTCGGAGGGGAGCTGGACGCGGAAGCGGAGTTCGTTGGACGGCATGGCGAGGGTGTCGCACCGGTTGGGGTCCTGGTCGGCTCCCGGCAGGACGAAGCCCGCCGGGGCGATCGTGCCGCAGGGGTAGGTCGGGTTCCCGCCCGCGTAGGCCACTATCTGGCCCTCGGCGGCCACGCACGCGGTGGCCGCTCCGCGGTTGCGGCCGAGCCAGACGCCGTTGCCCCCTCCAGATGCGCACCGCTCGTAGCTGGGCATGCATCCCGCCTCGCCGGGTGTGCACTCCGCCGCTGCGGCCGGGGGCATCGACGCGCCGGCCACGGCCAGCACGATCAGGACCAGCATCCGCCTCATCCGTCTCCTCCCTCAGGGCCCGGGGCCGGACCCGTCGTCAGGGCCCGCGCCGTACGCGTTCGAGACCGGCCGCCTCGTACGTAGAGGCTTTCGAGCCGGCAGGGCACATCCCTGCCGCGAGGCCCTGCGTACCGTTCCCCGTCGCGCCACAGCCGGTCCATCGCCGGGGAACCTATCCAGCGCAGCCCCGGGCGTCCGCGGACTTATGCACACATGGGACGTGGCAGTATCGACGGGTGGAGGTCGACATGAGCGAGGTGTCGCGCGCCGCGGCCCGGGACCGCCGGGTCACGAGCCCGTGACGCCGCCGCGTTTCCGGACGATCATCGAACCGTTCCGGATCAAGTCCGTCGAGCCGATCCGGTTCACGACGCCGGAGGAGCGGGAGGCGGCGCTCTACACGGCCGGCTACAACCTGTTCGCGCTGGCGAGCGAAGACGTGATCATCGACCTGCTGACCGACTCGGGGACGGGAGCGATGTCCTCCGAGCAGTGGGCGGGGATGATGCGGGGGGACGAGTCCTACGCCGGGTCCCGGTCGTTCTTCAGGTTCGAGGAGGTCGTCCGGGATCTGACGGGGTTCCGCCACGTGATCCCCACCCACCAGGGCCGGGCCGCCGAGAGGATCCTGTTCGGGGAGGTGGCGCGCCCGGGCCAGGTCGTCCCGAACAACACGCACTTCGACACGACCCGGGCCAACGTCGAGCACACGGGCGCCGTCGCTCGGGACCTCGTGATCGCCGAGGGACGCGAGCCGGCCGTCCTGCACCCCTTCAAGGGCAACATGGACCTCCACGCCCTCGAACGGACGCTGACGGAAGAGGACGTCCCCCTCGTGATGGTCACCGTCACCAACAACTCCGGCGGCGGACAGCCCGTCTCCCTGCAGAACCTGCGCGGGGTGAGGGCGCTCTGCGACCGGTTCGGGGTCCCTCTGTTCCTGGACGCCTGCCGGTTCGCCGAGAACGCGTGGTTCATCAAGATCCGGGAGCCCGGACACGCCGACCGGACGCCCACCGATATCGCCCGGGAGATGTTCTCGCTGGCCGACGGCGCGACGTTCAGCGCCAAGAAGGACGGGCTCGCCAACATCGGCGGGTTCCTCGCCTGCAACGACGACGACCTCGCCGCCCGGTGCCGGGCCGACCTGATCCTCACGGAAGGGTTCCCCACCTACGGGGGCCTGGCCGGGTACGACCTGGAGGCGATCGCGGTCGGGCTGCGAGAGGTCCTACATGAGGACTACCTGCGGTACCGCGTCCGGTCCGTCGAGTACCTGTGGGAGCGGTGCCGAGACGCGGGGGTGCCGGTCGTCAGCCCGCCGGGGGGACACGCGGTCTACCTCGACGCGAAGGGGCTGCTCCCGCACATCCCCCCTCACGAGTACCCGGGGCAGGCGCTCGCGGTCGAGATGTACCGGCTGGGCGGTGTCCGTCCGGTGGAGATCGGGAGCGTCATGTTCGGTCGTCCCCAGCCGGACGGCACCGAGGAGCCGGCGCCGATGGAGCTCGTCCGCTGCACGATCCCGCGCCGGGTCTACACCCAGTCGCACATCGACTACGTGGCCGAGGTGATCGAGGGCGTGGCGGCGCGGGCCGAGGCGATGCGGGGGTACCGCATCACCTGGCAGCCCCCGTTCCTCCGTCACTTCACGGCCCGGTTCGAGCCGCTCGGCTGACCCGACCGCGCTCCCCAGCCGTGCCTCGGCGACGGCCGCTGTAGGCTCACGGGGTGAACACGCAGCCCCCGCAGATCGCCGCCCACGGCTCCCTCCTCGACCTGGTGGGGGAGACCCCCCTCGTCCGGCTCGACCGGGTCGGACGCGACCTCGGATGCACCCTCGTGGCCAAGCTCGAGTTCCTGAACCCCGGCGGCTCGGTGAAGGACCGGCCGGCGATCGCGATGGTCGAGGCGGCCGAGCGCGACGGGCTCCTGCGTCCCGGCGGCACGATCGTCGAGCCGACCTCCGGCAACACGGGGGTCGGGCTCGCCATAGTCGCCGCGCGGAAGGGCTACCGGTGCGTCTTCGTGATGCCCGACAAGATGTCGGCCGAGAAGATCTCACTGCTGCGCGCGTACGGGGCGGAGGTGGTGGTCTGTCCCACCGCGGTGGCTCCCGATCACCCCGAGTCCTACTACTCGGTGGCGAACCGGATCACGGAAGCGACGCCCGGCGCGTTCCAACCGAACCAGTACCGCAACGTCGCCAACCCCGACTCCCACTACCGCAGCACGGGTCCGGAGATATGGCGTCAGACGTCCGGACGGGTCACCCACTTCGTGGCCGGGATAGGGACGGGCGGCACGATCTCGGGGATCGGCCGCTACCTGAAGGAGCAGAACCCCGACGTCCAGGTCGTGGGGGCCGACCCGGAAGGGTCGGTCTACTCGGGCGGGTCCGGACGTCCCTACCTCGTCGAAGGGATCGGGGAGGACTTCTGGCCCACCACCTATGACCCCGACGTGGTCGACCGGGTCGTGATGGTGTCCGACCGCGACTCCTTCCTCACCGCCCGGCGTGTCACCCGGGAGGAGGGGATCCTCGTGGGCGGGTCCACCGGGACGGCCGTCTGGGCGGCGCTGCACATCGGGCGGGAGCTCGGTCCCGACGCAGTGGTCGTGGTGATCGTGCCCGATTCCGGACGCGGATACCTGTCCAAGCTCTACAACGACGCCTGGATGGCCGAGTACGGGTTCCTCGAGGGCACGGGCCGGACGGTGGGGGACGTCCTGCACGCGAAGGGGGACGACCAGCCGCCGCTGATCCACGTCCACCCGACCGAGCCCGTCCGCCAGGCCATAGAGATCCTGCGGGAGTACGACGTGTCGCAGATGCCCGTCCTGAAGGAGGAGCCCCCGGTCGCGGTGGCCGAGGTGGTCGGGGCGGTCCGCGACCGCGACCTGCTGGACCGCGCGTTCCGAGATGCGTCCGTGCTCGACGCTCCGGTCGGGGAGGTGATGGGTCCGGCGCTCCCGACCATCGGGTCCGGGGAGCCGGTCGAGTCGGCGGTGGCGAAGCTCGAGCACGCTTCCGCCCTCCTCGTGATCGAGGACGGCCACCCGGTAGGCATCGTCTCCCGCTCGGACCTCCTGGACTTCCTGTCGAAGGGACGAGCATGAACGAGGACTGGGGCTTCGAGACACGCGCCATACACGCTGGACAGGAGCCGGACCCGACCACGGGCGCGGTGATCGTCCCGATCTACCAGACCTCCACGTACGCGCAGGAGGAGGTCGGGAAGCACAAGGGGTACGAGTACTCGCGCACGGGCAACCCCACGCGCACGGCCGTCGAGCGGTGCCTGGCCTCGCTCGAGGGAGCCCGGTTCGGTCTCGCCTTCTCGAGCGGCTTGGCCGCCAGCGACGCGCTGCTCCGGCAGCTCTCCCCCGGCGACCACATCGTCATCCCCAACGACGCGTACGGCGGGACGTACCGGCTGGTCTCGAAGGTCTATGAGCCCCACGGTTTCCGTCACACACCCGTGGACATGACCTCGCTCGACGCGCTCGCCGGAGCCTGGACCGACCGGACCCGGGTCGTCTGGGTGGAGACGCCCACCAACCCGCTCCTCACCGTGGTGGACATCGCCGCGATCGCGGCGTTCGCCCGGGAACGCGGCGCGATCTGCGTGGTGGACAACACGTTCGCGACCTCGTGGCTCCAGCGCCC
The DNA window shown above is from Actinomycetota bacterium and carries:
- a CDS encoding GspE/PulE family protein, which gives rise to DPEAAALVPHSVCTRHAVLALGFREGKLVVAMADPGNLLVLDDLRIRTGHELDVLVATREDILAAIERLRSMEDTTDLLAEPEAEPDGPVGLEAVDAADRAPIVKAVNRIIMQAVEQRASDIHVEPEERDVRIRFRIDGVLHEKMRLQKAHQHGIVSRLKVMGEADIAEKRLPQDGRVTVSVAGSPIDLRISTLPSAHGEEVVIRILDRSSSLLGLEDMGFTPAILDRYRTATAKTTGAILVTGPTGSGKSTTLYATLNELNDPSRKIITVEDPIEYRIGGLRQMQVHPAIGLTFAHALRSILRSDPDVIMVGEIRDRDTASMGVHAAMTGHLVLATLHTNDAPTAPTRLTEMGVEPFLVASAVQAVVAQRLARRLCPECAEPYEPTQELLERIGVPVPEGKSKRQLKRPVGCRHCANTGYRGRVALAELMLVTDEIERAVADRAPTETLAEIARSQGMVPLLEDGLAKAAAGITSLEEVLRVVG
- a CDS encoding ABC transporter ATP-binding protein; this encodes MKRERSDTTRVLLRYIGPHRGRVALLALFLLLSMGLPLAGPQILRVFIDTALDAGEMEVLIRLALLYLAIGLVAEVIAVVTTYMAEQVGWTATNDLRSDLTEHALGLDVAYHNSHTPGEMIERIDGDVSALSNFFSVFVLYILGSAIFGLGILVLVAREHLGVGAVLAAFAAVSVSVMHRLRRIAVPASTAQREASAELFGFLEERLSGTDDIRSLGAGHHVMRGFARANRLLHRRLVHSEKVGVLIWTASTVLFGVSIAMTLALGGWLFARGQATPGTIFMLFQYVMMLDQPIMNIASQMREFQKAGAGLNRIGDLLAERPTIVDGSAPLPDGALSVELDGVTFAYADDDVTVLDDVSLRVSPGEVVGVLGRTGSGKTTLTRLLLRLYDVGQGSVRVGGHDMRELSLDDLRRRVGVVTQDVQLFQGSVRDNLTLFDGSITDEAIVDALRTLGLGAWLEGLPDGLDTELASQGGGLSAGQAQLLAFARVFLRDPGLVILDEASSRLDPATEAMIESAVDRLLVGRTAVIVAHRLATLGRADTIVVMEHGRVLEHGPRAELASDPGSRFARLLRTGIEEVLA
- a CDS encoding ABC transporter ATP-binding protein, producing the protein MTPIRDRVPTDTLGRTVRSWPLGWRLARTHLGSYAASGALWAARSLWFIPMGLWSRAALNRITGDATGELWKPLVGLLGTELLRAASFWAACVVWTSCFYAFVTVMRTNVLGRVVRGPGRGRVPDSPGEAISRFRDDTEEFVYLHDLWIDVTSALLLTVAAMVVMVRIDPVLTAIVLFPMAATLLIMHKTGPRIRVNRRATRRATSAVTGFIGESFGAVLAIKVSGAERGVLRRFRELSETRRVAAVRDRLFVEITDKIMENLVHVAIGVLLLLAAGRMRTGTFTVGDMALFTMYMHWLMWLPRWTGRLIARTKQSAVNMGRLARIVEGAPAEVVVEPCVTGLSGELPSVPEVERSPDDRLEVLEARGLTYRYPDTGRGITDVSLRIERGSFVVVCGRIGSGKTTLLRALLGLVDLEAGETVWNGRVVSDPMSFFVPPRSAYTAQVPRLFSESLRDNMVLGQPVPDDRLAEAVRLAVFEDDLAEMHGGLDTVIGPRGVRLSGGQVQRTAAARMFVTGAELLVFDDLSSALDVVTEAEVWDRVFARGDATCLAVSHRRAALRRADTVVVMKDGTVEASGPLNELLETSDEMRALWAADEGAWHRDAAVR
- a CDS encoding response regulator transcription factor, with protein sequence MTRVFVVDDHRLFLSGVKAELAGRVDVVGEASDVDRAIDGIRQAKPDVVLLDVHMPGGGGRAVIEAVHATHPDVRFLALSVSDAPEDVIAVVRSGARGYVTKTISPEDLADAIRRVHEGDAVFSPRLAGFVLDAFAGDIPVPEDPEVDQLTVREKEVLRLIARGYTYKEVARRLHISVKTVETHVSAVLRKLQLSSRHELTRWASDRRLI